The following nucleotide sequence is from Cellulosilyticum sp. I15G10I2.
CCTTTTAAGTTTATAAGTGAACAGTTCAACATTTTATTTGAACTAGATAATGTAACTAGTACAGTTAAGTTTTCTTTGATCGAGGATATAAGTCAAAAAGTTGAAGGCAATAGACCAGTAGCGAAGTTTGCTTTTGAAAAGAATACTTTTGTTGCGGGACAAGCTATTAAAATACTAGATCAAAGTTTTGACCAAGACGGTGATGCCATTATTGAAAGACAATGGCAGATAGATCATGACAAAGCAAATAGAAGTTCAAGTTTAGAAGCTTTTTTGGAAAAGCCTGCGCCAGGAGAACATTATATTTCCTTAAGAGTAAAAGATAGTAAAAATAACTGGAGTGAGTGGTTTACCCAAAGTATTAGTATACAGCCTAATATAGCGCCTATTATTTCAAAACTTCAACTACCTAAAGAAAGTTTTGCTCAAGGAGAAGAAATAGATATTGAATATACCTATGAGAATGAAGCTTGGGAACCAATCGAAGAAGAATTATGGAGTTATAGCATAATAGATAAAAAAAGTAATCAAAAGGATAGCACGATAGGAAAGCCAAGGGCCCTTTTTTATCCAGGGGAATATAGTATTGAACTTCAGCTTAAAGATGCTTATGGTAATATGAGTGAAAAGATTGAAAAGGTAATTACTATTACCGATAAGATTATACAAACAGAACTTGATTATAAGTTTAAAAAGGGCATTATAGGAAGTGTTATAGATAATTATGCACAGTTTAATTATCAAAATTATAGTGTAGTGGATGATTATACGGTTACAAATACAGGAGCTAAACTTCTAATGAGTAACTCGCCTGAATCAGTTAATCAAAAAGGTATTTTGTATAAAGATAAAGTTCAAGGTGCAGGCAGAGTACTTTACCATCATAAAAATATAATGAATGATAGTTTTGAAAATAAACGTTTAGTTATTATGATGGAAAATAAAAATGAGACACCTATTACAGTAACCAAAAGACGAGAAGGGACAAGAGGTCCAACAAATGATATTCTGCACGCAGGATCATTGGCATTGGCTGATTTTTTAAATAAAGATTTTTATCATGAATACACACTACTTGCAGGAGAAAAAAAATATTTATTTGATACTGTAAAGCGTCAGTGGAATAGTGGGGATACTGTTTCTGGCATGATAGAGTTTTATAGTAACGAGGAAGTACATATCACTATTGCAGTCATTGGGCAAGATACACAGATTGCAGATATAGACGCCTTACCAATACTTGCAAAAGATGGTATACATACAAGAGGCAGTTTTGAGAATGCAGATAGATATTATAATTTAATGATTAATAATGATAAGCCTTATAAGATTATGCTGGGACTGCCTGCAAATAATATGGAAGATTGGCTTGAAGGCTATGATGCATTAACTGGAGAAAAAGTGATCAACAAAGGTAATTATGGGATGTTATATTGGCTAAGGCTTAGGGTTAAAGAAGAGACAGGTGTACTTTTTAATGTTAGAAGTAATATCTATAAAGGTGCTATTGCTTATACCGATAAAGGAGCTTATGCAATGCCCCAGAATGGTTTTGTCAAAGGGCCAAAGCAAGCTTTTGTAGCCGGTATTGTAAAAGAAAATAAAATGAGTGAACTGATTTATGCTCTGCCTAATGGATCAGCGGCCCCTGTCTTATTCTGTTTTATACCAAAAAGTCAATGGAATAAATAATGCTTATACTATAAGTATATTTTTCTCTTATTTCAATCACACTATAATCATAATGTGTATGAAGGAGAGAGACTATGCCCAAGTTAAGATGT
It contains:
- a CDS encoding copper amine oxidase N-terminal domain-containing protein, which produces MKKKIISIAMGFILACSPMSYIQASEYLEEPELSQTVGNKFYIEPDRQSIELKIDSKYAFINQKQYQLNSAPTIIKDKLYVPFKFIADEMLDIHGQFDIKTRRITLKQYNKTIVLTEGKQTATINGQTVKLEAAPIIQKGALLLPFKFISEQFNILFELDNVTSTVKFSLIEDISQKVEGNRPVAKFAFEKNTFVAGQAIKILDQSFDQDGDAIIERQWQIDHDKANRSSSLEAFLEKPAPGEHYISLRVKDSKNNWSEWFTQSISIQPNIAPIISKLQLPKESFAQGEEIDIEYTYENEAWEPIEEELWSYSIIDKKSNQKDSTIGKPRALFYPGEYSIELQLKDAYGNMSEKIEKVITITDKIIQTELDYKFKKGIIGSVIDNYAQFNYQNYSVVDDYTVTNTGAKLLMSNSPESVNQKGILYKDKVQGAGRVLYHHKNIMNDSFENKRLVIMMENKNETPITVTKRREGTRGPTNDILHAGSLALADFLNKDFYHEYTLLAGEKKYLFDTVKRQWNSGDTVSGMIEFYSNEEVHITIAVIGQDTQIADIDALPILAKDGIHTRGSFENADRYYNLMINNDKPYKIMLGLPANNMEDWLEGYDALTGEKVINKGNYGMLYWLRLRVKEETGVLFNVRSNIYKGAIAYTDKGAYAMPQNGFVKGPKQAFVAGIVKENKMSELIYALPNGSAAPVLFCFIPKSQWNK